Proteins encoded within one genomic window of Cyprinus carpio isolate SPL01 chromosome A15, ASM1834038v1, whole genome shotgun sequence:
- the LOC109046776 gene encoding ras-related protein Rab-4B-like, with protein sequence MSETYDFLFKFLVIGSAGTGKSCLLHQFIENKFKQDSNHTIGVEFGSRVVSVAGKTVKLQIWDTAGQERFRSVTRSYYRGAAGALLVYDITRLMVALETSDSNKTRFPESVTSAHIVRKREGRHYESCIAALGGRHRHWLLRSCINSDWGVVRCYIAIILCGNKKDLDADREVTFLEASRFAQENELMFLETSALTGENVEEAFLKCARTILNKIESGELDPERMGSGIQYGDASLRQLRQPRGSAAQAKQQCNC encoded by the exons ATGTCAGAGACGTACG ATTTCCTGTTTAAGTTCCTAGTGATTGGCAGCGCTGGGACTGGGAAATCATGCCTCCTTCATCAGTTCATAGAGAACAAGT TCAAACAGGACTCCAACCACACCATCGGCGTTGAGTTTGGCTCCAGGGTTGTCAGTGTTGCCGGCAAAACGGTCAAACTGCAGATCTGGGACACGGCTGGGCAGGAGCGCTTTAG GTCGGTGACCCGCAGCTACTACCGTGGGGCAGCAGGGGCTCTTCTCGTTTATGACATCACAAG GCTGATGGTTGCCCTAGAGACCAGTGACTCAAACAAAACAAGATTCCCTGAAAGCGTGACGAGCGCACACATAGTAAGGAAACGTGAAGGACGGCATTATGAGTCATGTATTGCAGCACTCGGAGGTCGTCACAGACACTGGCTTCTGAGGAGCTGTATTAACAGTGAC TGGGGAGTGGTAAGATGCTACATCGCCATCATCCTGTGCGGGAACAAGAAGGATCTGGATGCGGACCGTGAGGTCACCTTCCTAGAAGCATCTCGTTTTGCCCAGGAGAACG AGCTGATGTTTTTGGAGACGAGTGCTTTAACCGGGGAGAACGTAGAGGAAGCCTTTCTCAAATGTGCTCGTACCATCCTCAATAAGATTGAGTCGG GAGAGTTGGATCCGGAGCGGATGGGTTCTGGGATCCAGTACGGCGACGCATCCCTGCGGCAGCTCAGACAGCCCCGGGGCTCTGCTGCACAGGCCAAGCAGCAGTGTAACTGTTAG